The nucleotide window GGGGTTATGATGGAGAGACTTCCACTAGAACTGTAGATAATTTCATTGTTAGGTTCAGAAAATACTTTGAAAAAGATCCAAAGAATCCTAAATTCTTTAAATCACTTCGCTCTGTTGGTTATGTTTTTGATATTAAGTAATTGAAATGATTGACTAAAATGTATTGTGCGACTTGTTGCTCTTTGTGATTGTGATAATGATTAAGGCCTTGTAAACTTGTCGGGTTTAAACCAAGAAAAAACAAAGGATAAATATATGACTTTATTAGCTGGAAAAAAAGCGCTTATTTTAGGTGTGGCAAATGAGAGATCAATTGCATGGGGAATTGCAAGAGCGTTTAAAGATCAAGGTGCTCAAATTGGAATGACTTTTTTAAATGATGCTCTTAAAAAAAGAGTAGAGCCTTTAGCACAGGAAATTGGAGCAGACTTCTTAGTTGAAATGGATGTGACTAACGATGATCATTACCAAAGCCTTCACGATGCAGTTAAAGAGAACTGGGGAAAGTTTGATATTATTATTCACTCTCTAGCATTTGCTGATAAAGAAGACTTAAAGAAAAGATTTACTGATACTTCTAGAGAAGGTTTTAAAATGGCCTGTGATATTTCAGCATTTTCTTTAATTGGGATTTGTAATTCCCTAAAGCCTCTTCTTAATGAAGGAGCTTCAGTAGTTGCTTTAACGTATCACGGCTCTGTTAAAGTTCTAAAAGGTTACAATGTAATGGGTGTAGCTAAAGCTGCACTTGAATCGTCAACTAGATACCTCGCTGATGATTTAGGACCAGATGGAATTAGAGTTAATTGTATTTCTGCAGGACCTATTAGAACATTAGCAGCTAGTGGTGTTCCAGGACTTAAGGGATTTCTTAAAGATGTGGAAGAGAAAGCTCCACTTAGAAAGAATGTTAGTACTGAAGAAGTTGGGGGAGCCGCTGTGTTTCTTGCAAGTTCTCTAGGCTCAGGCGTAACAGGAGAAATCCTCTATGTTGATAGTGGCCTTAATATAATGGGTGCTTAATTTGTTAATTATAAAGGCCACAATTTGTGGCCTTTTTTATTCCTAGTAAATTGGAACTAGAAAATACTCTCTATAATCCCATCCTACAATTTCACATTGAATTTGAATTTCCCAAAAATTCGCGGGATACGAGGATAAGGAACTCTTATACTTTTCCTCGTTTGGAATAGCGATTATAGCGTTTAAACTTCTTTGACTAGATATCTCAGATCTCTTGTATTCTTTAGTTTCTTGGTAAACCTCTTTTAAAGAGATCGTTTTTTGATTCTTACTATTTTTCGTTTCATACTCTTCATAGTATCTCAAAGTTACAATTACATTATCGACGGTATCCTTGGGAGGTAAGCCAGTAAAGGTGACATTGAGCTCTTGGCCTAATTTAAAAGGAAATTGGTTATACTTTAGGTAGGCCTTTCCATAGCGAATTCTTTTACTAATCATTGTGTAGAACCACATTAGAATCAGGATAGCAAAGAAACTCATGACGTAAAAAGGGATTTTAAAATTAGCTCTATCGACAAAGCCAATCCAATAAGTAATGGCCCAGAGACCTAGTACGATTGAGAAACCTAAAATATGGCCTATAATACTATTTTGACTTCTGCTTTCGATGCCTCTTCGATTCCACTTATAGTCCCATAGCCATGGACTATTGAATTGTCTTCTTCTTTGCTTTTCTAAATTCTTCTTTGCAGCAAGCTTAGTAATGCCTTGGATAAGTACTGAAAGTCCAGCGAGAAAGAAAATAGAACCAGCTATTGCGACAATTTCTTTTGGTGCATTCATTTTTACTTCAGCGTTAATAAGGCCGAATGAAACACCAATGATTATGGTTCCAGTAAATAAAAAGATTAATGAGAATAGAATAAATCCGACTGGAGACATATTGGCAGTTGAGATTGCCTGCTGACTTTTGAATGAGCTTTTAGAAATTTTCATAATGTAATAATTGTAACAAAAATCTCAAGAATAACTCATAATTTCCGATAGTTAAGTATGTCTAAAATCAAGAGTCTCAGTGATTACGGTGAGTTAGCTGAGAAGAAAAGTTACGATACATTTAAAATAATTGTCACTAGATTAGTGCAGGGACTTTTTCTATTTAAAAAAAGAAAAGGCGAAGTTATCGCAGGTGCCTCAACTTTTTTTACTCTACTAAGCTTTGCTCCTGTTTTACTTATATTTATAAGTCTCTTAGGTGTTGTTCTTTCAGATAATGCAACGGCAAGAGATTATGTCATGGGACTTATTAGTGAGTCCTTTCCTAGAGTAGATAAGTGGCTCTATAGTAGTCTTGAAAATGTGATCAATAATCAACTTCATGACCATAGTTTTGGCTTCATAGAATTACTCTTTTTAGCATTTACTTCTATGGGGATATCAACTTCAATTGTATTTGGTATTAATATTATTTCGAAGGTTGACCCAGATGGTGGTCTTCTAGGAGATGATATTAGATCATTTATTACTGGACTTGGAATTACTTTCTATATTGTTTTACTTGTCTGTCTTGGACAGCATGGGCCTTTGCAGGAGATTATTAAGTCCTTACCTTATGGTAAAGGTTTTGTATTTCTCTTTCAAAATAGTATCGCTAGTTCAATCTTTTCATTTATCTTCTTTTCTCTATTTTATAAATGGTGTCCGTCTATAAAAATAAAGTATCGGGACGCATTTTTAGGAGGAGCTACATTCGTTATGAGCTTTCTAGTGGGAAGAAGCTTTTATTGGCTCTATTTAAAATTCTTTAAAGAAGATCTTATTAAGGACTATGGAGAGTTTACAAACTTTATGATCGCTCTGATATGGGTGTATTTCTTGCTGTGTTGTTTTTACTATGGTGCCAGTGTGGCGTATTCAGCAAATGTGAAACTCTTTGAGAAACCGAAGAAGAAAAGGAAATCATAATGGAAATTATATCAAAATCTATATTTGCATTAATTGACTATTCAATGGACTGTCTACGGTTGGAATATCCAATTAGAGAAAAGTATTTAAAATATCTAACAAGTTATTATGAACTTGAAGAAGAGACTATTAGAAAGTGGTCTAAAGTAGGTAAAGGCCTTGACTATTATACTTTTAAAGATTGGATTGCTAAAGATAATAGATTTAAAAAAGTAGATAAAGAATTAGAGCTTTCAGTCTATGGTGATATTTCATACTACCATGATATAGGAGCAATTATCTCATGCGTTCTAGAAAATAGTTATGAACAGCTTATTCAACTCTACCAGTGTTTGGGTCTTCTTGTACTAGTTGATAAAAAACGTATCACAAAGAGAATTGATTACTTAAATTGGTGTGGACGTGCTCTTTGTCTTGATGAAGAGGATTGTGCCATTATTAGAGAAAGTATTTTAATTGAATTTAAGTTAGATTTTAACGATCAAAAGCTCGATATATTTAAAAAGAAGTCTATCTTCGTACAAGGGGTTTCAATGGCCCTCGTTTCAGATGAGATTATTGATGATCATGAGACGAAATTTCTTGATCATCTTTCAAGCAAACTGAATTTAGATTTTGAACAAGATGGGCTATCGCTCTATCTTAAGTATTTAACGCAGGAACTTTTTGCTGAAGATAAGCAAAGTGTCGCAAAAATAGCTGCATTTCTATTGCATCTAATCGGTTGTGATGAAGATATTAGCAAGTCCGAAATTAAATGGTTTAAGAAGATGGTCGGCCCTATGAACCTTGAACGTGTTAAGCAGTTTATGGACTCAGATAAAAGTCAGTTACTGAGATCTTTATCAGCAAACGAATTATGCTTAACCTATATTTTAGCTCTTGAAGTCTCTTTGGCAGACCTTGAAATTCATGCAAGTGAACGCTACTGGCTAGACGAAATTAAAAGTTGTTTCTCTCCAGGATTTGAAGTCTCTAAAGAGCTCTATTTTATCTTCTTAAGTGTAGCTGAGCGAAATCTCGCTTTTGTAAGTAAGTATAGAGATTACTTTGATTTTATTACTAATAAGTACAATGGACATAAGAAAGAAGATTTTAAGGTTTGGGTTTATGGACAAACTCTGAATGATTCGAAAATAAATTATTCCGATCTATTTAGTACTTTATTCAATGAAGAACTAGAACTTACAAGTATGGATCAATTAGACTTTCTTGTGCAAATTTCGTCACCACTAATTAACTATAAGAGTAATGAAGTTCTTATGAGAAATTATAAGCTCATGGCCAAATTATATTTTGAGTCAAATGTGGAGGGCTTCTATAGTGAACTACTCATTTGTGAACTTTTAAAGATCTCACTGATCGATGGTGTTATTGAAGAGCTAGAAGATGACTTTATTCGCGCTCTGCAGTATAGATTTAGTGTCTCTGAGTCATCAATCTTTGATGTGATCTTCTATACATCCTTTCTTTTAGGAAGACAGATAAGTCTAAGAGAGCGGGTTAATTACGATCATCTATAGCTTCTTTGACAATCAATATTGTTTTTGATCTCATATAGTAAATCACACTATGGAGATCATATGAAAAAGCTATTATTACTTTCACTTTTGTTTTTTTCTACTTTAACACTAGCTCAAGACCAGACAGATAAGAATGTATATCCATCTTACTGTTCAAATTACTCGTCAACGAATATTCCAGTAAGTTACAGTTTCTCAAGTTGTGTAAATAACAACTTCAATAGCTTCTCAAGAGAGTTAGATCACGGAATTTATCTATCTTATTGTTCAAATTTTGGAAATACTGTTAGCTTCTCTTATATTAATTGTATTAATAGTAACTTTAATACTCTCTCTAGAGAGCTCGACGGAATGTATCTTTCATACTGTAGCAACTTCTCTTCAACTGAGCTTTCTTTCTCATTCCAATCATGTGTAAATAGAAATAATGATCAAATTGCTTACGCGCTAAATAGAAGAGATTAATTCATTAAGAGGGAGTTTAAATATCTCCCTCTATTAAAACTCTTCTAGAAATTTTATACTTACCCTTTAAGTTCTCACTTACTTTACTGCGCATACTTGGCGCAATATTTAGTAGGTAATTATCTAATGAAACTTTGGAATCAAATAGGTAACGGATACAAATAACCTTCTGCTCTAAAACCTCTACATTAAAGATCTTAGCGTCACTTATGCCTTTAACTTTAAGCATTTCATTAATATGTTCTTTGAGCCATTTGAGGTATTGGTCAAGTACATCGGTTTCAATTTGAATAGTTACTTCATACTCAATCATTAATATCTCATCTATTACTAATTATAAACAAAGCTCTCAATTGTCTGGCAGATTGTTCTTAGAAAGTGCTTTCCAGTTTCTGTTATTAGGTACTTTTGATCTCTTAGTTCAATAAGCTCATTATTTTCTAAGTAGGTTAGGTTCTTTAGAAGATAGTCTTTATTTTCACCTAGGGCCATGACCTCTTCTAGAACAAATTCATATTCACAGGTTAATTTTAAGAAAATCTCTTCGAGCTTAGTTTCAAGTTCATTTTTCTTGTGTGAAATCTTGATAGTATTCTTGCTTATTAAATACTTGTCTAAAATTTTATCGTTTTGGAATAGAATCCCGTTAAAATTTGAAATGGCCGAAACACCAAGACCTAGTACGGAATAAGTTTTATTAGTTGTATAACCCATTATATTTCTAGAATGAGAATTTCTAGATTTTGAATAATGTCCCATTCCTAAGAGCTGATAACCTCCAGCTTTTAGGGCCTCATCAGATTCTAAGTAGAGATCGAACATCTCTTCGGTTTTTAATGTCTTATAGATACCAAAAGCATTTTGTGGACCTTTTTGCCAAGGAACTTTTGCTAGAGGGTAATTACAAATTCTTGTAGGAGATAACTCTAGTACTTGTTGTATCGTCTTTTTAAATGACTCACTTGTTTGAAAAGGAAGTCCATAAATAAGATCAAGAGATGTTTCGTTAAAACCTTCTTCTACTGCACAATTCATTGTTCTTTTAACATCATCAATAGTTTGAATACGGTTTACATTGTGTAGTGTTTTTTCGTCAAAGTCTTGAACACCAATGCTAATGGAATTAAAACCAAAAGAATTTAAAACTCTAAGTTGTTCTCTTTGCTCTAGTCTTGGGTCTGTCTCAACTGTTCCTTGGAAAGTCTCAGTCTTAGGAGTCTGATCTAAGATCGTTGCTATTAGTCTTTGTAATTGATGGGGGAGTAGACTCGTTGGAGTTCCTCCTCCTAGGAAGATAGAGTTTAAAACTAAATCAGGGATCTTTGCTTTATATTCTTTCCATTCGCTTAGAACCTTGTCGATATATTCATCAAACTGTGCCTTTTCTTTTGTAATTTTAATATTACAACCACAAAAAGTGCACAGGTTCTCACAATATGGAATATGTATATAGAGATCAACTTCTTTAGAATTTAACGACTTCAAAATCTCTTCACGCTCAAGTGAGTGTTCCCACTTTGGGAGAGAAGGATAGTAACTATACCTTCTCCCTGGAGAGTGAAAGTTGATTAAAAGTTGTTTAAGCTTTTCTTTCATTTAATATAAAAAATTCTCGTGGATATGTTTTACTGCATTTCTAACATTGTCCTGAGGCGTATGTTGTAGAACACCATGCCCAAGACCTGCAATCCATCTTTCAAAAGGTACGTTGGCATCATTAAGCTCTTGCCACCATGCTTTTAAATTTGCTTCGCAATGCTCCCATGGAAGGTGAAGCCAACTTGGGTCAAAGTTTCCTTGAATATAGTAATCTTTTCCAAGAGTATTTAATGCATTTCCAAGATCCATTCTCCAATCAACACCAAGAACATCAATATTGTCGTCTTCAATTGATTGTAGATATTCCATATGAGTTAATTTTGAGTAATAGATAACTTTCTTGTCAGGATACTTTGCTTTAAATGCTTTTGTTACGGCCTTTAGTGCTGGCAAGATGTATTTTTTGAAGTCTCTAATATGTAATTCTCCAACAGCAGTGTCGAATAGGCACATAGCATCTGCTCCACCTTCTGCTTGAATACACATATTTTCAACTAGCTCTGGAAGTAACTTCTCTACAAAGCCTTGGAAGCGTCCGTCGTAGAGACCAAGTTTAGAGCTCGTTAAATTTCCTGCATGCCCACCTTCTACTGCATATGCGTAAAGTGTAAATGGTGCACCAACAAATCCTAATAATGTTTTTTCAGGGGCAAGGGACTTTCTAAGAAGCGAACACGCATCTTTTTGAAATTTGTAGTACTCACTAGCAGGTTGTTTCGCATTAAGTACTTTTAGGTCTTCTAGTGTTTCAAGTCTCTTATCAAGAATCGGACCTGGGTTGTAGACTAGGCCCATATTTAATTGTTCTAAAGGAAAGAGAAGGTCTGAAAAGAGAATCGCAGCATCAAAACCAAAGTCATCAATTGGTCCATGTGTAATTTCATTTGCAAGTTCTGGGTTCTTACACATCGTCATGAAATCAGAATTCTTCTTAATTCCCTGATAGTGGTCGTGATATCTTCCCGCCTGTCTCATAAACCAAACTGGTACTCCAGTTTTCCCATTAACTTGTGTTCTGTCGTTAAATAATCCCATAGTTTTCCTCTTATTTATTACTTGTTTATAACAAGCTTGTATCCGATTCCTCGGATACTTTTAATTTCTAAAATATTTTCTTTGGATGAATCGCACCACTTTCTTAGTGACACAATGTAGTTATCTACTGTTCTGTTTGATGGAAATTTATCCTCTCCCCAAACTTTCTCAATAATTTGTTCTCTGGTCGTTGCCTCATTCTCCCTGCTAAGTAGAAAGTGCAGAATGGAGCACTCTTTTTGAGAAATCGCCTGAATTTCTCCTTGTCCATTTTGTACTTCAAAACTTTTAAACCAAATTTTTAAATCTCCATAGACAAGCTCATCTGGAGTTTGTTCTTTAGAGTTTTGATTTTCAAGAATCCTGCCTAAACGAAGTACTAGCTCTTTTAAGGCAAATGGCTTCGTAATATAGTCTTCTGCTCCAATTTCTAGACCTTCAACTCTCGTTTCTGGATCATTTTGAGCTGAGAGGAATAATAGAACAAAGTCCTTTCTATCTTTTCTAAAATCTCTTGCGATATCAAGACCACTGTCATCTGGCAGACCAATATCCATGAGGACTATTTCTGGGTTGTGTTGCTGAAAAAGCTCTCTTGCAATAGCGCCAGTCGTTGCCAAGTGACAAGTATGACCGAGACTATTGAGGTATTCTTGTAGTGTAATACCTAAGTTCTTCTCATCTTCTACTATCAGAATATTACCATTAATCATTGATGTACCTTTGGAAGTAAAGTCTTGTCATGAGGGATGGCTCATTGGAAAAAATAGCATCTCCATTCATAAGCTTCATAAATTTCTTTATTAAGTATAGACCAATTCCTGATCCTTTCTTGCTGTCATGTTTATAGAATAGTTCTCCCAATCTACTTACTTGACCATCAAAAGTTCCATTGTCGCTATAGGCGAGGATTACTTTGTCACCTTCATCCGATAGAACTATTTTGACATTCTTTGACTTAGAGTGATTTTTTGTATTTTCAATCAAGTTCTTAACTATAATCTCTGTTGCGAACTCATCGGCATAAACCTCTGAATCAGTTTTTGATTCAATGGAGATTTCCATTTCATAGTTCAGTGACTTAATAACTTTGTTTATTAGAGGCGCAAGTTCAACAGCTGTTGAGTTTAATTTTCCACCTCTTTCAAGTCTTGAAAGCTGAAGAATCTTGTCCATTTGAACTTCTAAGTTTGTTGTATCTTCGATAAGTCTCTTTGTTAAATTTTCAAGAGGTTTACCTTGAGCAAGATCAGTTATGACTTCTGATTGTAATCTGATACTTGCTAGAGGAGTTTTTAATTCATGAGTTAAGCTCGCAAAGAAATCTTGTAGCGCCTTCGTTTTCTTTCTGTCCTTTAAATAGACGATAAGAAAACTGAAGCTTAGTAGCAGCATAAAGATAATAAAAGTTGAAATTTCCCACTTCAACATTCTTACAATACTAGGCTTAACTCCCAATTCAGGATTTGCTAAAAAGAAAGTTTCCAACTTAAGAGCATAAGTCGATAATAGATAAAACCACCACGCACCAAGTGCCGTGGAGGTCGCTATTATCAGTGAAGTGAGAATGAGCAGTAGGTTACTTTCTTTTTTCAACTTAGTTCCACAATCTCTTTTCTAACTCTGCAATAAGCTCATCATTGTGTGCCATACTTGTAAAACCAACTTCATAAGCATTAGGCGATAAGTAGATTCCTTTATTTAATAATACTTCAAATAATGGATTAAATTTTTCTGTAATATCTGTTGGTATTTTATCAACACAATTAATTTCTTCTCCTGGAACAATCCAGAAGAGTGAACTGTGAGAAATCAGCGAATAATGAGAGAATTGACCATCATTATATTCATTTAACCACTTCTTAAAGAGGGTAACAATTTTCTGTGTATATCCGTTAACTATAGCGTAATTCTCATCCACCATTTGAGTTAAAGTCTCTAGACCTCCAACCATTGCAAGAGGGTTAGCACTAAGTGTTCCGGCCTGATAGACGTCACCAAGTGGTGCTAAGTTTTGCATAATTTCTTTTTTGGCAGCAATCGCTCCAACTGGTAAACCACCACCGATAATTT belongs to Halobacteriovorax sp. HLS and includes:
- a CDS encoding enoyl-ACP reductase translates to MTLLAGKKALILGVANERSIAWGIARAFKDQGAQIGMTFLNDALKKRVEPLAQEIGADFLVEMDVTNDDHYQSLHDAVKENWGKFDIIIHSLAFADKEDLKKRFTDTSREGFKMACDISAFSLIGICNSLKPLLNEGASVVALTYHGSVKVLKGYNVMGVAKAALESSTRYLADDLGPDGIRVNCISAGPIRTLAASGVPGLKGFLKDVEEKAPLRKNVSTEEVGGAAVFLASSLGSGVTGEILYVDSGLNIMGA
- a CDS encoding YihY/virulence factor BrkB family protein — translated: MSKIKSLSDYGELAEKKSYDTFKIIVTRLVQGLFLFKKRKGEVIAGASTFFTLLSFAPVLLIFISLLGVVLSDNATARDYVMGLISESFPRVDKWLYSSLENVINNQLHDHSFGFIELLFLAFTSMGISTSIVFGINIISKVDPDGGLLGDDIRSFITGLGITFYIVLLVCLGQHGPLQEIIKSLPYGKGFVFLFQNSIASSIFSFIFFSLFYKWCPSIKIKYRDAFLGGATFVMSFLVGRSFYWLYLKFFKEDLIKDYGEFTNFMIALIWVYFLLCCFYYGASVAYSANVKLFEKPKKKRKS
- a CDS encoding TerB family tellurite resistance protein is translated as MEIISKSIFALIDYSMDCLRLEYPIREKYLKYLTSYYELEEETIRKWSKVGKGLDYYTFKDWIAKDNRFKKVDKELELSVYGDISYYHDIGAIISCVLENSYEQLIQLYQCLGLLVLVDKKRITKRIDYLNWCGRALCLDEEDCAIIRESILIEFKLDFNDQKLDIFKKKSIFVQGVSMALVSDEIIDDHETKFLDHLSSKLNLDFEQDGLSLYLKYLTQELFAEDKQSVAKIAAFLLHLIGCDEDISKSEIKWFKKMVGPMNLERVKQFMDSDKSQLLRSLSANELCLTYILALEVSLADLEIHASERYWLDEIKSCFSPGFEVSKELYFIFLSVAERNLAFVSKYRDYFDFITNKYNGHKKEDFKVWVYGQTLNDSKINYSDLFSTLFNEELELTSMDQLDFLVQISSPLINYKSNEVLMRNYKLMAKLYFESNVEGFYSELLICELLKISLIDGVIEELEDDFIRALQYRFSVSESSIFDVIFYTSFLLGRQISLRERVNYDHL
- a CDS encoding DUF4286 family protein, with translation MIEYEVTIQIETDVLDQYLKWLKEHINEMLKVKGISDAKIFNVEVLEQKVICIRYLFDSKVSLDNYLLNIAPSMRSKVSENLKGKYKISRRVLIEGDI
- a CDS encoding coproporphyrinogen-III oxidase family protein, with the protein product MKEKLKQLLINFHSPGRRYSYYPSLPKWEHSLEREEILKSLNSKEVDLYIHIPYCENLCTFCGCNIKITKEKAQFDEYIDKVLSEWKEYKAKIPDLVLNSIFLGGGTPTSLLPHQLQRLIATILDQTPKTETFQGTVETDPRLEQREQLRVLNSFGFNSISIGVQDFDEKTLHNVNRIQTIDDVKRTMNCAVEEGFNETSLDLIYGLPFQTSESFKKTIQQVLELSPTRICNYPLAKVPWQKGPQNAFGIYKTLKTEEMFDLYLESDEALKAGGYQLLGMGHYSKSRNSHSRNIMGYTTNKTYSVLGLGVSAISNFNGILFQNDKILDKYLISKNTIKISHKKNELETKLEEIFLKLTCEYEFVLEEVMALGENKDYLLKNLTYLENNELIELRDQKYLITETGKHFLRTICQTIESFVYN
- a CDS encoding uroporphyrinogen decarboxylase family protein, with protein sequence MGLFNDRTQVNGKTGVPVWFMRQAGRYHDHYQGIKKNSDFMTMCKNPELANEITHGPIDDFGFDAAILFSDLLFPLEQLNMGLVYNPGPILDKRLETLEDLKVLNAKQPASEYYKFQKDACSLLRKSLAPEKTLLGFVGAPFTLYAYAVEGGHAGNLTSSKLGLYDGRFQGFVEKLLPELVENMCIQAEGGADAMCLFDTAVGELHIRDFKKYILPALKAVTKAFKAKYPDKKVIYYSKLTHMEYLQSIEDDNIDVLGVDWRMDLGNALNTLGKDYYIQGNFDPSWLHLPWEHCEANLKAWWQELNDANVPFERWIAGLGHGVLQHTPQDNVRNAVKHIHENFLY
- a CDS encoding response regulator transcription factor, translated to MINGNILIVEDEKNLGITLQEYLNSLGHTCHLATTGAIARELFQQHNPEIVLMDIGLPDDSGLDIARDFRKDRKDFVLLFLSAQNDPETRVEGLEIGAEDYITKPFALKELVLRLGRILENQNSKEQTPDELVYGDLKIWFKSFEVQNGQGEIQAISQKECSILHFLLSRENEATTREQIIEKVWGEDKFPSNRTVDNYIVSLRKWCDSSKENILEIKSIRGIGYKLVINK
- a CDS encoding sensor histidine kinase KdpD, whose product is MKKESNLLLILTSLIIATSTALGAWWFYLLSTYALKLETFFLANPELGVKPSIVRMLKWEISTFIIFMLLLSFSFLIVYLKDRKKTKALQDFFASLTHELKTPLASIRLQSEVITDLAQGKPLENLTKRLIEDTTNLEVQMDKILQLSRLERGGKLNSTAVELAPLINKVIKSLNYEMEISIESKTDSEVYADEFATEIIVKNLIENTKNHSKSKNVKIVLSDEGDKVILAYSDNGTFDGQVSRLGELFYKHDSKKGSGIGLYLIKKFMKLMNGDAIFSNEPSLMTRLYFQRYIND